The genome window GTTTGGGCAGATGACTGCAGCTCAGCAGAGTTGGTAGCGAACAGTATACCAGAGTTAAAAGTGATCTTTATACCTTCACCTATACGCTCTATTTGAGCATTCTCCAGGTCACGACGTAGTTCTTCTGCTTGTTTGTCCATCTTACGTCCGATAAGGGCACCTGTTGTACCACCTACGGCAGCACCAATAATAGCACCGGCAGCAGTGTTGCCTGCAGCTTTACCAATTACACCACCTACTACAGCACCGGCACCAGCACCAATTATACCGCCTTTAGCAGTTTTGCTCATGCCTTTTTTCTGGGTAGTGGTTGTGTCGCTTGTGCTGCCTGATTTATTGGCGCATGATGAGAACAATAAACCAAAGATTACTAAAATGGATAAATAAATTCTGATACTTTTCATATGCATTTGTGTTTAATTCTACATTAGCGAATCGCTAGATTCTGAGGTTGATACTTTATATTTTCAAAAATGTTCCGGGTTTGCACCTGCTTTCAATACTATTAATATAAGCAAATATTGGCAATCTACACCTATCACACTGAGACTTACCACTTTATATAGCTTATATTGTATACTGTAATGACTAAAATATTTCACGTTTTTTTTAATACCCTTAACATTAGGTATACGCGTTACATGAAGTATAAACAAAAAAAGCGCCTGCCAGCCGAAGCTAACAAGCGCTGTTAAGTATATTACGTAAGCTGTTTAGTTAATCTCACCGCTCTCTGCAGCTTTCTTCATTTCCTCGTTAGCAACGATAATGATTTCTACACGACGGTTTTGCGAACGACCTTGTACTGTGCTGTTATCAGCAATTGGCTGGTCGTAGCTATACCCTTTAGCTTGTAAACGAGATCCTTCTACACCAAGGCTTTTCGCATAGTTTAACACAGACTGTGCACGGCGCTCCGATAACTTCTGGTTCAGTTCATAGCTACCAGTATTGTCTGTATGGCCTTCGATGATCACATTCGTACCTTCGTACTCTTTCAGTGTCTGGGCAAGTTTCGCGATATCTTTTTTAGCAGATGCATTTAGCTCAGCAGAGTTTGTTGCAAACAAAATACCTGAATCAAAATTAATTCGGATAGCTTCTCCTACACGCTCTACATTAGCATTCTCCATGCTCTTTTCCAGCTCTTCGGCCTGCTTATCCATTCTTCTGCCAATAACGGCACCTGTTGCACCACCAACGGCAGCACCAATAATAGCACCGGCAGCAGTGTTACCCATCTTGTTACCGATGATACCACCAATTACGGCACCTGAACCTGCACCTATAATACCGCCCTTAGTTGTTTTATTCATTCCCTTCTTTTGAGTGGTACCTGTTTGTGTACCCGTCTGGGAAGTAGTTTCAGTAGTTGTACCTGAGTTGTCTGCTGTTGGGCGCGTGCTCTGGCAGGAAGTAAACAGCATAGCTGCCGCTAGAAACGAGGTTAATGATAATTTTAAAGCTTTCATGTTTCTTAAAATTGGTAAAGATTTAGTTTTACGGTAATTGTACTGTTTTTGATAAATTTCTTGGCTTTCGCTGCAGAGCGTATTGCAATACGAGTGCCAGTTTTACACCAACGAATCAAATCCTCAAAACAATACAAGCCGTTTT of Pontibacter deserti contains these proteins:
- a CDS encoding OmpA family protein, encoding MKALKLSLTSFLAAAMLFTSCQSTRPTADNSGTTTETTSQTGTQTGTTQKKGMNKTTKGGIIGAGSGAVIGGIIGNKMGNTAAGAIIGAAVGGATGAVIGRRMDKQAEELEKSMENANVERVGEAIRINFDSGILFATNSAELNASAKKDIAKLAQTLKEYEGTNVIIEGHTDNTGSYELNQKLSERRAQSVLNYAKSLGVEGSRLQAKGYSYDQPIADNSTVQGRSQNRRVEIIIVANEEMKKAAESGEIN
- a CDS encoding OmpA family protein, with translation MKSIRIYLSILVIFGLLFSSCANKSGSTSDTTTTQKKGMSKTAKGGIIGAGAGAVVGGVIGKAAGNTAAGAIIGAAVGGTTGALIGRKMDKQAEELRRDLENAQIERIGEGIKITFNSGILFATNSAELQSSAQTDISQLATTLKKYADTNILIEGHTDNTGTRELNQALSERRAESVASYLTQQGVSRNRMTTQGYAFDQPIADNTTAAGRQQNRRVEIAIFANEKMKKAAEKGEL